The following proteins are encoded in a genomic region of Pseudomonas saponiphila:
- a CDS encoding DUF2780 domain-containing protein: MNIPRGFALATLMTLAAGSALAGGFSLSDAANAIAGMQGGDKAAAAAPTSQTAGLLGTLAQLNVTPEQAIGGTGAMLGLAKNQLSGSDYSQLSQSVPGLDQLSGGNALGSLGALSGLLGQSSGKSAGLGSALGNVKDTNDLNNAFGALGMDSGMIGQFAPLILQYLGQQGVGGSLLQSLGGIWGVNQ; the protein is encoded by the coding sequence ATGAATATTCCACGCGGTTTTGCCCTGGCTACCCTGATGACCCTGGCAGCCGGCTCGGCGTTGGCCGGCGGTTTCAGCTTGAGCGACGCGGCCAACGCCATTGCCGGCATGCAGGGCGGCGACAAGGCCGCTGCCGCCGCGCCGACTTCCCAGACCGCCGGCCTGCTGGGCACCCTGGCGCAACTCAATGTCACCCCTGAGCAGGCCATCGGCGGTACTGGCGCCATGCTCGGCTTGGCGAAGAATCAACTCAGCGGTTCCGACTATTCGCAACTGAGCCAGAGCGTACCGGGCCTGGACCAGCTCTCGGGCGGCAACGCCCTGGGCAGCCTGGGCGCCTTGAGCGGCCTGCTCGGCCAGTCTTCCGGCAAGAGCGCCGGCCTGGGCAGCGCCCTGGGCAACGTCAAGGACACCAATGACCTGAACAACGCCTTTGGCGCCCTGGGCATGGACAGCGGCATGATCGGCCAGTTTGCCCCGCTGATCCTGCAGTACCTGGGGCAGCAGGGTGTTGGTGGTTCCCTGCTGCAAAGCCTGGGCGGCATCTGGGGCGTGAACCAGTAA
- a CDS encoding ATP-dependent zinc protease — MKSVLALVSLLALPVMAAEPTLYGRYEYIRLPEIGETLQAKMDTGALTASLSARDIQTFTRDGEDWVRFRLATKDAGSKVYEHKVARISKIKSRSEEGDEAEEPQSAKRPVVELEMCLGNVKRTVEVNLTDRSSFNYPLLIGAKALREFGAAVNPARRYTADKPDC; from the coding sequence GTGAAATCTGTCCTTGCTCTTGTTTCGCTGTTGGCGCTGCCGGTGATGGCCGCCGAGCCGACCCTGTATGGCCGTTACGAGTACATTCGCCTGCCGGAAATCGGTGAAACCCTGCAGGCCAAGATGGACACCGGGGCCCTGACCGCGTCGCTGTCGGCCAGGGATATCCAGACCTTTACCCGCGATGGCGAGGACTGGGTGCGCTTCCGTCTGGCCACCAAGGATGCCGGGAGCAAGGTCTATGAACACAAGGTGGCGCGCATCAGCAAGATCAAGAGCCGTTCCGAGGAGGGCGACGAGGCCGAAGAACCGCAGTCGGCCAAGCGCCCGGTGGTGGAGCTGGAGATGTGCCTGGGCAACGTCAAGCGCACGGTGGAGGTCAACCTCACCGACCGCAGCAGCTTCAACTATCCGTTGCTGATCGGCGCCAAGGCGCTGCGGGAATTCGGCGCGGCGGTGAACCCGGCGCGGCGCTATACCGCTGACAAGCCCGACTGCTGA
- a CDS encoding glutathione S-transferase — translation MSTPSMTLFHNPASPFVRKVMVLLHETGQLNRVALHASQLTPVSPDAALNQDNPLGKIPALRLADGQVLYDSRVILDYLDQQHVGNPLIPRDGSARWRRLTLAALADGIMDASVLVRYELALRAPEKHWEQWLDGQRDKIRRALALLEAEAIAELASHFDVAAISVACALGYLDFRHPDLEWRQEQPKLAAWYLEVSQRPSMLATRPPV, via the coding sequence ATGTCCACCCCAAGCATGACGCTGTTCCACAACCCGGCATCACCTTTCGTACGCAAGGTCATGGTGCTGCTGCATGAAACCGGTCAGTTGAACCGGGTTGCCCTGCACGCCAGCCAGTTGACCCCGGTCAGCCCGGACGCCGCCCTGAACCAGGACAACCCCCTGGGCAAGATTCCCGCCCTGCGCCTGGCCGACGGCCAGGTGCTGTATGACAGCCGGGTGATCCTCGATTACCTGGACCAGCAGCACGTCGGCAACCCGCTGATCCCCCGGGACGGCTCGGCCCGCTGGCGCCGCCTGACCCTCGCGGCCCTGGCCGACGGGATCATGGACGCCTCGGTACTGGTGCGCTACGAACTGGCCCTGCGCGCCCCGGAAAAACACTGGGAACAGTGGCTCGACGGCCAGCGCGACAAGATCCGCCGCGCCCTGGCGTTGCTGGAGGCCGAGGCGATTGCCGAGCTGGCCAGCCACTTCGATGTGGCCGCCATCAGCGTCGCCTGCGCCCTGGGCTACCTGGACTTCCGCCACCCCGATCTGGAATGGCGCCAGGAGCAGCCCAAGCTGGCGGCCTGGTATCTGGAGGTCAGCCAGCGGCCGTCGATGCTGGCGACCCGGCCACCGGTCTAA
- a CDS encoding PepSY-associated TM helix domain-containing protein — protein sequence MKSTTIRRWSLIHTWSSLICTLFLLMLALTGLPLIFHHEIDHLLGDAPELREMPADTPHLDLQQLVKAAEAHRPGEVMQYFGWDEDEPNGVTAIMAKTAGTEPNSSHTFMLDARTGEAVAMPSANGGLMMVMLRLHVDLFAGLPGKLLLAFMGLLFVLAIVSGTVLYLPFMRRLKFATVRQDKSRRLRWLDLHNLIGVVTLTWALVVGVTGVISACADLIIAAWRNDSLSAMVAPYRDAPALTSLAPASRLLEIAREAAPGMQPDFIAFPGTRFSSEHHYAVFLKGDSHLTSHLLTPVLIDASSLQVTAVGTRPWYMDAMGMSQPLHFGDYGGLPMKLLWAAMDVLTLIVLGSGLYLWLVRRRAGQPIREARR from the coding sequence ATGAAAAGCACAACCATCCGCCGCTGGTCCTTGATCCACACCTGGTCCAGCCTGATCTGCACCCTGTTCCTGCTGATGCTGGCGCTCACCGGCCTGCCGCTGATCTTCCATCACGAGATCGACCATCTGCTGGGGGATGCCCCCGAGCTGCGGGAGATGCCCGCCGACACCCCCCACCTGGACCTGCAACAGCTGGTCAAGGCTGCCGAGGCCCATCGCCCGGGCGAGGTCATGCAGTATTTCGGCTGGGACGAAGACGAGCCCAATGGCGTGACGGCGATCATGGCCAAGACCGCCGGCACCGAGCCCAACTCGTCCCACACCTTCATGCTCGACGCCCGCACCGGCGAGGCCGTGGCCATGCCCTCGGCCAACGGCGGGTTGATGATGGTCATGCTGCGCCTGCACGTGGACCTGTTTGCCGGGCTGCCGGGCAAACTGCTGCTGGCCTTCATGGGCCTGCTGTTCGTGCTGGCGATCGTCTCCGGCACGGTGCTGTACCTGCCGTTCATGCGCCGCCTGAAGTTCGCCACGGTGCGCCAGGACAAATCCCGCCGCCTGCGCTGGCTCGACCTGCACAACCTGATCGGCGTGGTGACCCTGACCTGGGCCCTGGTGGTGGGCGTCACCGGAGTGATCAGCGCCTGCGCCGACCTGATCATCGCCGCCTGGCGCAACGACAGCCTCAGCGCCATGGTTGCGCCCTACCGCGACGCCCCAGCGCTGACTTCGCTGGCGCCGGCCAGCCGCCTGCTGGAGATCGCCAGGGAAGCGGCCCCGGGCATGCAACCGGATTTCATCGCCTTCCCCGGCACGCGCTTTTCCAGCGAGCATCACTACGCAGTATTCCTCAAGGGCGACAGCCACCTGACCTCGCACCTGCTGACCCCGGTGCTGATCGACGCCAGCAGCCTGCAGGTCACCGCCGTGGGCACGCGCCCCTGGTACATGGACGCCATGGGCATGTCCCAGCCGCTGCATTTCGGTGACTACGGCGGCCTGCCGATGAAGCTGCTGTGGGCGGCGATGGATGTGCTGACCCTCATCGTCCTGGGCAGCGGCCTGTACCTGTGGCTCGTCCGCCGACGGGCCGGCCAGCCGATCCGGGAGGCGCGTCGATGA
- a CDS encoding acyltransferase: MRRLLTGCFVTLLLLLNTLVLFGPLMVFALLKLVLPGRLRDCASGAVMWIAETWAEIDKLIFACCIPTRWDIRGGDGLRVDTSYLVVSNHQSWVDIPALIQTLNRRTPFFKFFLKKELIWVPFLGLAWWALDYPFMKRYSKAFLAKHPELQGKDLEITKAACELFKRQPVTVVNYLEGTRFTPAKRQQQDSPFQHLLKPKAGGVAFVLAALGEQLDAMLDVTVVYPQERIPGFWDLISGNVPKVIIDIRTRELDPALWQGDYENDPAFRQKVQDWVNQLWTDKDQRISELLNERR; this comes from the coding sequence ATGCGCCGCCTGCTCACCGGCTGTTTCGTCACCCTGCTCCTGCTGCTCAACACCCTGGTGCTGTTCGGCCCGCTGATGGTGTTTGCCCTGCTCAAGCTGGTCCTGCCCGGGCGCCTGCGCGACTGCGCCTCGGGGGCGGTGATGTGGATCGCCGAAACCTGGGCCGAGATCGACAAGCTGATCTTTGCCTGCTGCATCCCCACCCGCTGGGACATTCGCGGTGGCGATGGCCTGCGGGTCGACACCTCCTACCTGGTGGTGAGCAACCACCAGTCCTGGGTCGACATCCCGGCCCTGATCCAGACCCTCAACCGGCGCACGCCGTTCTTCAAGTTCTTCCTCAAGAAGGAACTGATCTGGGTGCCGTTCCTGGGCCTGGCCTGGTGGGCTCTGGACTACCCCTTCATGAAGCGCTACAGCAAGGCGTTCCTGGCCAAGCACCCGGAGCTGCAAGGCAAGGACCTGGAAATCACCAAAGCCGCCTGCGAGCTGTTCAAGCGCCAGCCGGTGACCGTGGTCAACTACCTGGAAGGCACCCGCTTCACCCCGGCCAAGCGCCAGCAACAAGACTCGCCCTTCCAGCACCTGCTCAAGCCCAAGGCCGGCGGCGTGGCCTTCGTCCTCGCGGCCCTGGGTGAACAGCTGGACGCGATGCTGGACGTGACCGTGGTCTATCCCCAAGAACGCATTCCCGGTTTCTGGGACCTGATCAGCGGCAACGTGCCCAAGGTGATCATCGACATCCGCACCCGCGAACTGGACCCGGCGCTGTGGCAGGGCGATTACGAAAACGACCCGGCGTTCCGCCAAAAGGTGCAGGACTGGGTCAACCAGCTGTGGACCGACAAGGACCAGCGCATCAGCGAACTGCTGAACGAACGCCGCTGA
- the creB gene encoding two-component system response regulator CreB, producing MPHILIVEDEAAIADTLIFALQGEGFTTTWLSLGHAALEHQRVTPADLIILDIGLPDISGFETCKQLRRFSEVPVMFLSARDGEIDRVVGLEIGADDYVVKPFSPREVAARVKAILKRMTPRAAPEAAPALFVIDPERVQISYRAQPLSLTRHEFRLLQCLLEQPERVFSREQLLDALGVVADVGYERNIDSHIKSLRAKLRLVAAEAEPIQTHRGLGYSYSPSQA from the coding sequence ATGCCCCATATCCTGATTGTCGAAGACGAAGCGGCCATTGCCGACACCCTGATCTTCGCCCTGCAAGGCGAAGGCTTCACCACCACCTGGCTGAGCCTGGGCCATGCGGCCCTGGAGCATCAGCGGGTAACCCCGGCGGACCTGATCATCCTCGATATCGGCCTGCCGGATATCAGCGGCTTTGAAACCTGCAAGCAGCTGCGGCGCTTCAGCGAAGTGCCGGTGATGTTCCTCAGCGCCCGAGACGGTGAGATCGATCGGGTGGTGGGCCTGGAGATCGGCGCCGACGATTATGTGGTCAAGCCCTTCAGCCCCCGGGAAGTGGCGGCGCGGGTCAAGGCGATCCTCAAGCGCATGACCCCGCGAGCGGCGCCCGAGGCGGCCCCGGCGCTGTTTGTCATAGACCCGGAGCGGGTGCAGATCAGTTATCGGGCCCAACCCCTGAGCCTGACCCGACATGAGTTCCGCCTGCTGCAATGCCTGCTGGAGCAGCCCGAGCGGGTGTTCAGTCGCGAGCAGTTGCTCGATGCCCTGGGGGTGGTGGCGGATGTCGGCTACGAGCGCAATATCGACAGTCATATCAAGAGCCTGCGGGCCAAGCTGCGCCTGGTGGCGGCCGAGGCCGAGCCGATCCAGACCCATCGCGGCCTGGGCTACAGCTACAGCCCGAGCCAAGCCTGA
- a CDS encoding DUF350 domain-containing protein produces the protein MFMDALKMSLPADAVLGFMLYMLGAALVFALYAFIYTRLTPYNEFALIRQGNSAASIALSGALLGFAIPVASAISHSISIIDFLLWAGIASVVQVLAFFVVSLTLKGLSQRIANQENSAAILVASVSVGVGLLNAACMTPSV, from the coding sequence ATGTTCATGGATGCACTGAAGATGTCTTTGCCCGCCGACGCGGTGCTCGGTTTCATGCTCTACATGCTGGGCGCAGCCCTGGTGTTTGCCCTCTACGCGTTCATCTACACGCGCCTGACCCCCTATAACGAATTCGCCCTGATCCGCCAGGGCAACAGTGCCGCCTCCATCGCCCTGTCCGGCGCCTTGCTGGGCTTTGCGATCCCGGTGGCCAGCGCGATTTCCCATTCCATTTCGATCATCGATTTCCTGCTTTGGGCCGGCATTGCCTCGGTGGTGCAGGTGCTGGCGTTCTTTGTCGTCAGCCTGACCCTCAAGGGGCTGTCCCAGCGCATTGCCAACCAGGAAAATTCCGCGGCGATCCTGGTGGCTTCGGTGTCTGTCGGTGTTGGCCTGCTGAATGCGGCCTGCATGACCCCATCGGTCTGA
- a CDS encoding DUF1190 domain-containing protein: MKRSKSVRLVLLGSVPFALAACDGQPQATREVRQVQHFTSPQECEQAQIPLDICQSARDDAWERSDVVAPRYQDLQDCEEDFYPGNCKVSIYNRTYIPTFEGFALTSERTVPVKPEDEQQQQGSSGSSSGSSSFSSGGGGASSSGSGSSFWRWIGLDSTPEPRYFSEALYRERDGRGGSQLSTLSQQVEAGKSFSLANNGGRFGISSPENFTRAGNSMAGAHEVVSRGGFGSGHSWGFGS; the protein is encoded by the coding sequence ATGAAACGCAGTAAAAGCGTGCGCCTGGTGCTGCTGGGCAGTGTGCCGTTCGCCTTGGCGGCTTGTGATGGCCAGCCTCAGGCGACGCGTGAAGTGCGTCAGGTCCAGCATTTCACCAGCCCACAGGAGTGCGAGCAGGCGCAGATCCCACTGGATATCTGCCAGTCGGCCCGCGACGACGCCTGGGAGCGTAGTGACGTGGTGGCCCCGCGTTATCAGGACCTGCAAGACTGCGAGGAGGACTTCTACCCCGGCAATTGCAAGGTCTCCATCTACAATCGCACCTACATACCGACGTTCGAGGGCTTTGCCCTGACCAGCGAGCGTACGGTGCCGGTCAAGCCCGAGGATGAGCAACAGCAGCAGGGCAGCTCCGGCAGCTCCAGCGGTAGCAGTTCGTTCAGCTCCGGCGGTGGTGGCGCCTCCAGCTCCGGTTCGGGTTCCAGCTTCTGGCGCTGGATCGGCCTGGACTCGACCCCGGAGCCGCGCTATTTCAGCGAGGCGCTGTACAGGGAGCGCGACGGTCGTGGCGGCTCGCAACTCAGTACCCTCAGCCAGCAGGTGGAGGCCGGAAAGTCCTTCAGCCTTGCCAACAACGGTGGCCGTTTCGGTATTTCCAGCCCGGAGAACTTCACCCGAGCCGGCAACTCCATGGCCGGCGCCCATGAGGTGGTGAGCCGCGGTGGTTTCGGTTCCGGGCACAGCTGGGGCTTCGGTTCTTGA
- the creC gene encoding two-component system sensor histidine kinase CreC encodes MTLGIRIFLVYLLFISLTGYFVLSTVMKEIRPGVRQSTEETLVDTANLLAEILRDDFKAGTLSENRWPQLLRAYGERQPAATIWGLPKNQVNHRIYVTDAKGIVVLDSSGLAVGQDYSRWNDVYLTLRGQYGARSSRSLADDPNSSVMHVGAPIRDNGQIIGVVTVAKPNSSLQPYVDRTERRLLWYGAGLIAMGLLFGALLSWWLSAALRRMTAYALAVSEGRRAELPHYRGGEMEQLATAVERMRTQLEGKAYVERYVHTLTHELKSPLAAIRGAAELLQSEMPLEQRQRFVGNIDSESARMQQLIERLLNLAQVEQRQGLEERVSVPLAPLCKELLNSQHGRIEGKQLQVELRVPAELAWSGEPFLLRQALGNLLTNALDFSPVGGLLRCTAQRVEEGVELVLFNQGEPIPDYALPRLCERFYSLPRPDSGRKSTGLGLNFVEEVVQLHGGRMHIENVPGGVQVSVRLS; translated from the coding sequence ATGACGCTGGGTATCCGCATCTTCCTGGTCTACCTGCTGTTCATCAGCCTGACCGGCTATTTCGTGCTGAGCACGGTGATGAAGGAGATCCGCCCCGGCGTGCGCCAGTCCACCGAGGAAACCCTGGTGGACACCGCCAACCTGCTGGCGGAAATCCTGCGGGACGATTTCAAGGCCGGCACCCTCAGCGAGAACCGCTGGCCGCAACTGTTGCGGGCCTATGGCGAGCGGCAACCGGCGGCGACCATCTGGGGCCTGCCGAAGAATCAGGTCAACCACCGCATCTACGTCACCGACGCCAAGGGCATCGTGGTCCTGGACTCCAGCGGCCTGGCGGTGGGCCAGGATTATTCGCGCTGGAACGATGTCTACCTGACTCTGCGCGGCCAATATGGCGCGCGTTCGTCGCGCTCGCTGGCCGACGATCCCAATTCCTCGGTGATGCACGTGGGCGCGCCGATCCGCGACAACGGCCAGATCATCGGTGTGGTCACCGTGGCCAAGCCCAACAGTTCCCTGCAGCCCTACGTCGACCGCACCGAGCGCCGCCTGCTGTGGTACGGCGCCGGGCTGATCGCCATGGGCCTGCTGTTTGGCGCCTTGCTGTCCTGGTGGCTGAGCGCGGCGTTGCGGCGCATGACCGCCTACGCCCTGGCGGTCAGTGAAGGCCGCCGGGCCGAGCTGCCGCACTATCGCGGCGGCGAAATGGAACAACTGGCGACGGCGGTGGAGCGCATGCGTACCCAGCTCGAAGGCAAGGCCTATGTCGAGCGCTACGTACACACCCTGACCCACGAACTGAAGAGCCCGCTGGCGGCGATTCGTGGGGCGGCGGAGCTGCTGCAGAGCGAGATGCCCCTGGAGCAGCGCCAGCGCTTCGTCGGCAATATCGACAGTGAAAGCGCGCGCATGCAGCAGTTGATCGAGCGCCTGCTGAACCTGGCGCAAGTGGAGCAGCGCCAGGGCCTGGAAGAGCGGGTCAGCGTACCCTTGGCGCCCTTGTGCAAGGAGCTGCTGAACAGCCAGCACGGGCGTATCGAAGGCAAGCAACTGCAGGTGGAACTGCGGGTGCCGGCGGAACTGGCCTGGTCCGGCGAGCCGTTCCTGCTGCGCCAGGCCCTGGGCAACCTGCTGACCAACGCCCTGGATTTCAGCCCCGTGGGCGGCCTGTTGCGTTGCACGGCGCAGCGGGTGGAGGAGGGCGTGGAGCTGGTGCTGTTCAACCAGGGCGAGCCGATTCCGGACTACGCCCTGCCGCGCCTGTGCGAGCGCTTCTATTCCCTGCCGCGCCCGGACAGCGGGCGCAAGAGCACCGGCCTGGGGCTGAACTTCGTCGAGGAAGTGGTGCAGTTGCATGGCGGTCGGATGCACATCGAGAACGTGCCGGGCGGGGTCCAGGTGAGCGTGCGCCTGTCCTGA
- a CDS encoding sigma-70 family RNA polymerase sigma factor, protein MNGTTTHPGLISGCVSRRLSLALAPVPVRRIAISSLDTDQLRHLLAQCSLGDRRAFETLYHMVAPRLHGVALRFMGRRDLAEEVLQESFVRIWNNAVRYQPHLSAPLTWMVNITRNQAIDQLRKHRERPLGELEEQQLEDETPSAHDQLDSARAARALNRCLESLDGMQRQSITVAYFQGLSCSELAEHLAAPLGSVKSWIRRGMERLRRCLES, encoded by the coding sequence GTGAATGGAACAACCACCCACCCTGGACTAATCTCTGGCTGCGTCAGTCGGCGCCTGTCGCTGGCCCTTGCCCCCGTTCCTGTCAGGAGAATCGCCATTTCGAGCCTCGACACCGATCAGCTGCGGCACCTGCTGGCCCAGTGTTCACTGGGCGACCGCCGAGCCTTCGAAACCCTCTATCACATGGTTGCCCCGCGTCTGCATGGCGTCGCCCTGCGCTTCATGGGCCGTCGCGATCTGGCCGAAGAGGTGCTGCAAGAAAGCTTCGTGCGCATCTGGAACAACGCCGTGCGCTACCAGCCGCACCTGTCCGCGCCCCTGACCTGGATGGTCAACATCACCCGCAACCAGGCCATCGACCAGTTGCGCAAACACCGCGAACGGCCCCTGGGCGAACTCGAGGAACAACAGCTGGAAGATGAAACGCCCTCGGCCCACGACCAGCTGGACAGCGCCCGCGCCGCCCGGGCCCTGAACCGCTGCCTGGAAAGCCTCGACGGCATGCAGCGCCAATCCATCACCGTGGCCTACTTCCAGGGCCTGTCCTGCTCGGAACTGGCCGAACACCTGGCCGCGCCCCTGGGCTCGGTCAAATCCT
- the creD gene encoding cell envelope integrity protein CreD, with protein sequence MNRNLTFKLGAIGLLIVLLLIPLLMISGLIGERQSLRDGVLDDIARSSSTQQQISGPVMVVDYRKTVRTWKTDDKTKKRYQETSEQQGRLFFLPEHFELNSKAQTELRARGIYEARLFHADNHISGHFAVPEQYGIKEDFADYQFDQPFLAVGISDIRGIENALQLQLNGQTLDFAPGTFVSWLDEGVHVLLPPLDLKKSTRLDFAFDLRLQGTGQLQVLPVGKTSKVLLTANWPHPSFVGNYLPVQREVTEQGFSAIWQTSFFSTNLEQAMERCAYSSQCQDFNGRSFGVSFIDPVDQYLKSDRAIKYALLFIGLTFAGFFLFEVLKSLSVHPIQYGLVGVALAFFYLLLLSLSEHLGFELAYGVSAAACVGLIGFYVSHVLHSWRNGAVFALSLAALYGLLYGLLSAEDYALLMGSLLLFGLLGVFMVLTRKLDWYGLGQRKQPAPLQFDLEAVHE encoded by the coding sequence ATGAACCGTAACCTGACCTTCAAACTCGGGGCCATTGGCCTGTTGATCGTGCTGTTGCTGATACCGCTGTTGATGATCAGCGGCCTGATAGGCGAGCGCCAGAGCCTGCGCGACGGCGTGCTCGACGATATCGCCCGCAGCTCCAGCACCCAGCAGCAGATCAGCGGCCCGGTGATGGTGGTGGACTACCGCAAGACCGTGCGCACCTGGAAAACCGACGACAAGACCAAGAAGCGCTACCAGGAAACCAGCGAGCAACAGGGGCGGCTGTTTTTCCTGCCAGAGCATTTCGAACTGAACAGCAAGGCCCAGACCGAGTTGCGCGCCCGGGGGATCTACGAGGCGCGGCTGTTCCACGCCGACAACCACATCAGCGGCCATTTCGCCGTGCCCGAGCAGTACGGCATCAAGGAAGACTTCGCCGACTATCAGTTCGACCAGCCGTTCCTGGCGGTGGGCATCAGCGATATCCGCGGCATCGAGAACGCCCTGCAACTGCAGCTCAACGGCCAGACCCTGGACTTTGCGCCGGGCACCTTTGTCAGCTGGCTGGACGAAGGCGTGCACGTATTGTTGCCGCCCCTGGACCTGAAGAAGAGCACCCGCCTGGACTTCGCCTTCGACCTGCGCCTGCAGGGCACCGGGCAACTGCAGGTGCTGCCGGTGGGCAAGACCAGCAAGGTGCTGCTGACGGCCAACTGGCCGCACCCGAGCTTTGTCGGCAACTATCTGCCGGTGCAACGTGAAGTCACCGAGCAGGGCTTTTCGGCGATCTGGCAGACCTCGTTCTTCTCCACCAACCTGGAACAGGCCATGGAGCGCTGCGCCTACAGCAGCCAATGCCAGGACTTCAACGGTCGCAGCTTTGGCGTGAGTTTCATCGACCCGGTGGACCAGTACCTGAAGAGCGACCGGGCGATCAAATATGCCTTGCTGTTCATCGGCCTGACCTTTGCCGGCTTCTTCCTGTTCGAAGTGCTCAAGAGCCTGTCGGTACACCCGATCCAGTACGGCCTGGTGGGCGTGGCGCTGGCCTTCTTCTACCTGTTGCTGCTGTCGCTCTCGGAACACCTGGGTTTCGAGCTGGCCTATGGCGTGTCGGCGGCGGCTTGCGTGGGCTTGATCGGCTTCTACGTCAGCCATGTGCTGCACAGCTGGCGCAATGGCGCGGTGTTCGCGCTGTCGCTGGCGGCCTTGTACGGCTTGCTGTATGGCCTGCTTAGCGCCGAGGACTATGCGCTGCTGATGGGCTCGCTGTTGCTGTTCGGCCTGCTGGGCGTGTTCATGGTGCTGACCCGCAAGCTGGACTGGTATGGCCTGGGCCAGCGCAAGCAACCGGCACCCCTGCAGTTCGACCTGGAGGCCGTCCATGAGTAA
- a CDS encoding glutathionylspermidine synthase family protein: MKRIPSTPRADWQATAEQLGFAFHTFDGEPYWDESAYYRFSLRQIEDDLEDPTQELHELCMALVAEVVDSEELLQRLAIPAAFHELIRQSWKQGEPHLYGRMDLCYDGAGPAKLLETNYDTPTSLYEASFFQYVWLEQQLQRGQLPAGCDQFNSIEDKLLQAFVQGGFKSPMHFASVRDSLEDRGTVEYLRDIARQAGLGTRLIAIEDIGLNAGGRFVDLLEMPIDSLFKLYPWEHLFNEAYGPAIAGSGTQFVEPPWKAILSNKGAMALLWERHAGHPNLLPAFIDDDPTARLGPGWVRKPFFSREGANVEICTAGGERLIEAGPYGGPCIRQQFHPLPVFAGNHTVIGSWVIGDQPAGIGIREDNSPITKDSSRFLPHVISD, encoded by the coding sequence TTGAAGCGCATCCCCAGCACCCCGCGGGCGGATTGGCAGGCCACGGCCGAGCAACTGGGCTTTGCCTTCCACACCTTCGACGGCGAGCCGTACTGGGACGAGTCGGCCTACTACCGCTTCAGCCTGCGGCAGATCGAGGACGACCTGGAAGACCCGACCCAGGAACTGCACGAGCTGTGCATGGCCCTGGTGGCCGAAGTGGTGGACAGCGAAGAGCTGCTGCAGCGCCTGGCGATCCCTGCGGCCTTTCACGAATTGATCCGCCAATCGTGGAAGCAGGGCGAGCCCCATCTCTACGGGCGCATGGACCTGTGCTACGACGGCGCAGGCCCGGCCAAGTTGCTGGAGACCAATTACGACACGCCGACTTCGCTGTATGAGGCGAGTTTCTTCCAGTACGTCTGGCTGGAGCAGCAGTTGCAGCGCGGGCAGTTGCCGGCCGGCTGCGATCAGTTCAACAGCATCGAGGACAAGCTGCTGCAGGCCTTCGTCCAGGGCGGCTTCAAGTCGCCGATGCACTTTGCCTCGGTGCGCGATTCGCTGGAGGATCGTGGCACGGTCGAATACCTGCGCGATATCGCCCGTCAGGCTGGCCTGGGTACGCGGCTGATCGCCATCGAGGACATCGGCCTGAATGCCGGTGGGCGTTTCGTCGACCTGCTGGAGATGCCCATCGACAGCCTGTTCAAGCTCTATCCCTGGGAGCATCTGTTCAACGAAGCCTACGGCCCGGCGATTGCCGGCAGCGGCACGCAATTTGTCGAGCCGCCGTGGAAGGCGATCCTCTCCAACAAGGGCGCCATGGCGCTGTTATGGGAGCGGCATGCAGGGCACCCGAACCTGCTGCCGGCGTTTATCGACGATGACCCCACTGCCCGCCTGGGCCCGGGTTGGGTGCGCAAGCCGTTCTTTTCCCGGGAAGGCGCCAATGTGGAAATCTGCACCGCGGGCGGTGAGCGCCTGATCGAAGCCGGGCCCTATGGCGGGCCCTGCATCCGTCAGCAGTTTCACCCGCTGCCGGTATTTGCCGGCAACCACACGGTGATTGGCAGTTGGGTGATTGGCGACCAGCCGGCGGGGATCGGCATTCGCGAGGACAACTCGCCGATCACCAAGGACAGCAGCCGCTTCCTGCCCCACGTGATCAGCGATTGA